The following is a genomic window from Homalodisca vitripennis isolate AUS2020 chromosome 5, UT_GWSS_2.1, whole genome shotgun sequence.
AATAGTGTAACGACACGAGAGGTCTTTTTATTTGTGATAGCTTATGATAGGCAGTGTCATATAGGTGCAGAATAGTTTTTAGTACACGAGAAGTATAGTTATTTGTGAAAGCTTATGGTAGGCAGTTTCATATAGGTGCAGTATAGTGTAAGGACTCGAGAGGTCTCGTTATTTGTGATAGCTTATAGTAGGCAGTGCCGTATAGGTGCAGAATAGTGTAACGACACGAGAGATCTTGTTATTTGTGATAGCTTATTATAGGCAGTGTCATATAGGTGCAGAATAATGTAACGACACGAGAGATCTTTTTTTTTGTGATAGCTTATGGTAGGCAGTGTACATATAGGTGCAGAATAGTGTAACGACACGAGAGGTCTTGTTATTTGTGATAGCTTATGATAGGCAGTGTTATATAGGTGCAGAATAGTGTAACGACACGAGAGGTCTTGTTATTTGTGATAGCTTATGGTAGGCAGTGTCATATAGATGCAGAATAGTGTAACGACACGAGAGGTCTTGTTATTTGTGATAGCTTATGATAGGCAGTGTCATATAGATGCAGAATAGTGTAACTACACGAGAAGTATAGTTATTTGTGATAGCTTGTGGTAAGcagttttatataaagaaaaaatagtgttattgtaattacatttgttttttatgacttttaatataaatgtatttcgtgtaatatgtataacacaatttaGAGAGGCCATATGGTTTCTGATGAAACGCAATCGACAGTACAATATGAATAACACAGTGAAATATAAAAGACATCATTGTCCTTACAACGTTGTCAGTAGCGACTGTAATACGTGTACTATAAAGTCAAGTAGATGCCATGTGTTTCCTTATAATGAAGTTGGCACGGAGTGTAATGAAATTATGAAATGTCATTCAGGGGACTCATGTTTTTGATAGCGTAGAGTTGTAATGGAAATAATCTAATTGTAGGTAAAatacacacacgtgtgtgtgttgCTGGGCATTAAATCGAAGGTAGTTTAGTTTTAGGTTTTTGAaccatttaaatttgatataagcCGAGctcattatttgtatatatatattctagaatTTGCTATGCTAGCTGATGTTATACGATTTTTGATATATGTCTAACTAGAAGTAGTATTGTATAACCCGTCTTAAAAACAAACGGTTGTACTGAATGGCTCATGACAGACATTCAATTTGTCTCATCTTTTTCCTCCAAAAACTCAATATGGGAAAATCATCAAATGTATTGTGATAAAGCTATGACGATATGGTATGTATATTATtggttatgtatattattagaaaaaagttAAGGGCTTAATTTATGTTCAAGTGTATTAACCGTACTAATatcattagaaatattttgtaaaacaatagaTTCATCAAAAACAGGGCATaactaaaattactatttatcaaaAGTGCTTACCGACTGCTTTGGTGGACACACCCTAGACGGCGGTGGACCTCCAGCTGGAGCTATGTTACCTCTGACCAAATCCATATCTACGTCATGGGCCTGTCATTGGTCGTCTTTCTTCCCTACAATTATCTCCAGTAGCTGGTCTTCTAAGTCCGGTTCCCCTTCCTGCCGGTACTCCAGTACCTCTTGAAGTTCCCGGAGCACCCTGTTGACGGCTTGTGCCAGTTGTCGGTTTTCGACATTTTAGTCCAGAAGTTCCCGGAGCAGACAGTTTAGTCTTGGGGCGAGCTCCTCCTTGTCCTTGATTACCCGGTGGTTGTTGAGCGGCTCCAGAAGTCCCTGCAGTGGACTGTGCAGCTGCCGCCTTACGCTGCATATTAGGAGGTAAAAGGGACACCCTGTTTTTTGGAAGACATGAAGCTTTTTTAGTTGCAATTCTGGGAGCCTTCTTGTGCTTTCTGATCCAGTTTGCCCTTCGAAAGTCcagttctattttttttatttgttcgtATTGTTGTCTGGTACCGTGTTTACGTTTGGAGTAAGCAGGGTACTCCGCCTCGAAATCTGGCATGTCGGGATATTGAGGTTCTTGTGGGGGTGGTGGGGGTGTACAAGCAGCTGCCCCTTGCGGTTCCGGTTCCTGTTCATCGGGCGGCGGCCGTTGTTCTCCATAATATTCAGGAAGGTGGGGACCATAATAAACAGGTGGTCGTTGAGTTCTAATAATCGCGCTCCTTGGTAGATACTGTAACAATCACAAACACATTcctttagattattattatttcagcaGTATACATTAACAATAAGATAGCTTTTTAACTAATTATCAGAGTATTAAATATCGATAAAACGAATTATAACGCTGAGTGTAAAATGACGTTATAAGcgtaatttaaattgaattgccTCATCTAATGCATACTAAATTGATTTGGCATTGGTCGTAAATCCTAAACACAACAATTCATTATTCCTATAAATTAGTACGTTTCCTGCATACATTTCATTTatctgaaaagtttaatttaatgtttgtttttatgataattcaatttatatacatAAGGTGTCAAACCCAATCATTCAAACACGTTATGTACCTCATTATTTCTGGCAAAATATAGCGTGTCttggtacatatatatatatatatatataccccgAGTCTTGTGACAAAACGTTTGCAAGATTTGAAGAAGTtgataagaaatatatgtatagtCATCACCATCTATCTTGAAAAGGGAAGTAGAAGTCATTTACCATCATCTTAACTAATCActcgtaaactattcaactgattaaacttaaattttacatggacatccTTAGCGTCCTCGTTGACATATAGgactattcttatttttaaaatccctccTGGCTACGCCCCATTGGTCCATTAAGTTACGAATATCCCTCAAAAGtcgcattacagcaaacaaatagtattaattaaaagaacCTGATAAATTTCATCAATTTTACGCTGTATTTTTATCAACTTTATAGTATTTTGGACTCTGGTCGAAGGGAAAAATCCCTTCCTATTGCGCCTCTAGGacacagtatattttaaatatgttatgtcTCTAATTTCGTGTTTCCATGGTAAAGAGCGTTGAAAAATCAGTTAGTCAATCAGCCAGGGCATTTCCTTTTacatggaatttttttaaactatatttagatagttaaatataatttgcttAAGTTAATgcatgaataaacattatttttgcgATAAAAAAATCGGTTGCGCCACCGGAAACTGAAATACCTATAATGCGCATCCGCCTGTAAAGGTGAGTTGTGATTGGTTGAATCTAAACCGACCAAGAGTGATTAATTTGGCTTCTTGATGAACTCTACATTCTATCTAAAGTTTCTCTGTGTCCTTGAATAATATTACGGGATGATgcaagtaattttgatttttttaaattctaatgtaTGTAGGTTTTGGAACTGTATTCTGCTACAGcacgatgtgtgtgtgtgtgtgtgtgtgtgtgtgtgtgtgtgtgtgtgtgtgtgtgtgtgtgtgtgtgtgtgtgtgtgtgtgtgtgtgtgtgtgtgtgtgtgttgtgtgtgtgtgtgtgtgtgtgtgtgtgtgtgtgtgtgtgtgtgtgtgtgtgtgtgtaatgtgtTCATTCTCTGgtgtagatttttttaattccctAATATAGACTGCTCCACTACATGGAATCCAGGCGTACACAGGATATTATTTGTCCCTCACGGGTCTGATTTTTATTTGATGACCTAGGAATTGGAATGTAGTGTAAAGCTAAGAACtaagattaaatattattctttagtGTATTACGAGGTAGAATAACAAGGTACTTACGTATATTGGATCATCAACGCAGTGTATGCATTTAGGCTGAAAAATGATAAATGTATTAGTAgccatttattattttgattcagGAATAATAAGCATTTAATTCTAGTTTATTGTTATGATGTTTACATAGAATACTTTGAGTATTTTTTCAAACAAGCATGTTTATTGATAAGCAAAAAGCACCACGTTTTTAGCATTTAGCACTACCATATTTCTGTCGTCGATCTTGTTTATTACATAATAGTTCAATAAAGACCATTGTAAATTTATAACCTTACAGTCAAGTAAACATAGATGAGTGTTTAACCATTATTCTGTCTAATACTAGATTTTCAAATAACCGTTAAGTTCACGCAAACTAAATAATGAGGTATTATTCGaagaaataaaactacaaatttttatttttaacacgaaCTAATGAGATCTAGTAACCCAGGAAGTTTTGACTGTTTCCTCTCCACTTTGGAGTCATCCATTAATAGAGGGTTTACAGAGAATTTGAGTTCCATGGACCAAGATAGCAGATCGGCTCTACAGAATGTGGCCTTCTTGATCCAAAACCAGAAGGTTCTTCCTGTCTTTGAATAAGATTTGTCAAAGAAATGAGGACGGATGtgatcaaatacaaatattttagaccattttgtttaatgtataaaacagaTAGAGGACAGCTCATCCTATAAATCGGATGAACGCAAGCTGGAGTGTCAGACGCTTGTAGAGGTTTCTACCTCCAAGCTTCTAAAAACCGAGGAGAACCATCAGAGATCCTAGAAGCGTTGTATATATCAAACGTTACATTAGTCTACTACGCTAAGTATGTCGATACATCAGAAGTACAGCATCATTCAGGTTTAAAGTGCTTTCAAAATCCAAAATCCTGTTACTAGAGCTACGACGCAAATCTAGCTTAATCTTGTGATCTTATCTTAATCTTGATCTTATTATATCTCAATAAATCAATCAGAATACTTTATTGGTATACATCAGACGTCAGGAGTAGGAATAACAAAATTGATGTTACAAGTAacctcaattttgttttaaagtgtaatgttaATGAGTAATGAAGTTTTGAGTGTGATGGTGGTGAATGGTGCGGGGAAGGGTTGTCACTGGAACATGGCTGAAGATCTCTAACTGATGAATCAGAATACTTCATTCGTATACATCAGGCGTCAGGAGTAGGAATAACAAAATTGATGTTACAAGTAacctcaattttgttttaaagtgtaattttaatgaGTAATGAAGTTTTGAGTGTGATGGTGGTGAATGGTTGTCACTGGAACATGGCTGAAGATCTCTAACTGATGAATCAAAATACTTCATTCGTATACAtgaatgtactaaaattatacTATACTCTACTATACATTACTCTACTAATATACTCATAATAGTTGAATACTCTACTAAAATTCGTCAGGAGTAGGAATAACAAAATTGATGTTACAAGTAacctcaattttgttttaaagtgtaattttaatgaGTAATGAAGTTTTGAGTGTGATGGTGGTGAATGGTTGTCACTGGAACATGGCTGAAGATCTCTAACTGATGAATCAGAATACTTCATTCGTATACATCAGGCGTCAGGAGTAGGAATAACAAAATTGATGTTGCAAGTAacctcaattttgttttaaagtgtaattttaatgaGTAATGAAGTTTTGAGTGTGATGGTGGTGAATGGTTGTCACTGGAACATGGCTGAAGATCTCTAACTGATGAATCAAAATACTTCATTCGTATACATCAGGCGTCATGAGTAGGAATAACAAAATTGAGGTTACTCAGAGAGTGTAAGATAGTGTACCGGTAGGGTGAAATTCATAGCCTGTCGAGTGTTTCGGTTATGCCTTTCTATGCCTCGTTCAACAATGCCTCATTATCTTACTCAAGATAAAAGGCATTAGTAACTTTTGAAGGTTGGATGATTCGTCCTTTCTTCTTATGTGGCATATTTTTCGATATGGGGAGCTTGAGAGTTGAATGACACGGCTGAATGTTAAACCTCATCACAAAGTCATGAGATTTGCACATGTGTTTTATAGAGTAACATCATCCACTCAAAAGCAAACGTACTCACAGTTTTATAAGCAGTTATGTTATTGAACTCGATATGTTATTGGAGTTTGGTAACTACTAAACTTAGTTTTTGATGACGCAggcaaaatttataaattataaattagcaaCATTCCGTATAATAAGATCTTGTCAATCAACGTATTCTCGGGAGCCTGGAGGTGCATCTAAAAACAGAATTTAGACTCAAAGTTTTAATTGCACCTTTAATATTTTCGAACGTGCAAGTGAAAGTATCCAAGGTAAAATCTCCAAGGTCATGTTGCAAAAACTAGTCAACTACTGCGAGTGTTGAGTTCATCTCCATTTTACCTTCCACTTAATGCAGCGTCCAATGTTGGAACAATGCAAAGTATCCGTTTGAGCTTTTCGTCGTCTATTTCTTGtttctcttcagacgaacgttgactccagattccaggattttttttatttcgctctttttaaatttattgctgttCTGGTTTTGATCCGTAGAGAAATTTCACaaccatttttgtaaatacaGATTCGTATAAACATAGattcactataaattaaaattcaatgttaattATCTATCTAATGTTATTAACTATTGAATAAGaggtaataaattacattacttactaaaattactattaatgtaaagtaatttctattttttgtgtGGTTTTAATACAACACTTTTAGCTTTTAGCGCTTGTGAATCGATGTATACGTTTTCCACAATAACGGGTTTTTATACGTCaaggattatatttaatttaaagtagtttttgCTATCACCAATGTCAAATAGGTAAAATCTCTCCATTTTGTTTCGTCATATTTCATTTTGGACATAAAAATTTCGATGTGTAGTTAAAGCTTTTCAAaacttaatagttttatttttatcaaataaaccctattctttttaatattctaGATTTAATTTCATCTTTCTGACTCTGTCCTGGGATGATCTTCTCTGCTCTGATCTTCTTTAATATGTGAAGATTTATGTCATCGTTTCAGAGCCAAAAATGGCTAAACACCATGAGCCTGGAGGGTCTAAGAGCAGAGGTCTTCAGTCACAAGAGTGGACATGCACAGGCCTGACAATACCGTACATCAAACTCAACGTTCCATTGGTAATTGTTTGCAGTGAACTGTTTCCAAAGTTGGTAGGACTACTCCCTAAAATCTGAATAATCTTTTGATCTAACATATCTGAAGGACTAATATAAAACGCGATGAACATCTATACCACAGATACGAGATGGTTATGACTATCAAAATCAATCTATACTTCATAATTGCCGCATTTAGTCCCATCTGTTGTTAGTAACAGTTCAGGTACGGACCGCTTTGTATCGTAAGTAGTTATTCCATAATCACTGTTGTGTAACCATATGATTTGGCGGGGTTTTTTATGGCATTAGGTTTGCGTTCAGGATAAACTGGTGATATACTTCTCAAAATTTCTGGCAGATTAATAACAATGTACAACTTTCAAATTTGGCTCTGCATAATGCTCGTGTAAGAGTGATATGGGTACGCATAACGTAAggaatggtgggaagggttgattcagtaaGAATATTAAGTTCAGTTCAAATTCactttccacttagtgcagcgtcttaatTCTGACGCGATTTCAACGGAGGCAATGTAGAATAGAGAGCAATAATGAGACAAACTACCTGTCTGTTTTGTTCTACATGTACAAATATTTGCAAAACATTCTTGTACCTAATGTGCACACATACGAATGCCAGATTATAATTACATAGCAAAGTGGAAAACATGaatatatgttatgttttattaacatcttgtattgtatttataggcctaaataaaatataagcagtataaaatatataacatatggTATATCAAAAAGTACACTTACCTCCATGCACCAATTAGGAGGGGCTGGCTGCAAAAGATATGACATTTGTAAGAATAAGTATGACACAAGcagatattaatcaattatatacaatttaaaacattgctttagtctatatttcaaacaaagaagttttattttttaaattaaatacaatttcaagtAAGGAAATGCAAAACTCCTTCCTGAACGACTGTATTGTTCGCATATTCATTTATTATTGCATgcaaaattagattaaaaaaggATTATCCAGTCTGTTATCCCCTCATTCAGTGACtgaaccatattatttattattattatttattttattattattttccattgcgtactacaaattttaatacaattagctTAAATTGTGCAAACACAgtttcaaaaatactaaatttccaactttttCAAATTAGTTATCCACcatcaactatttaaaaacaaaactgttacgTATTAACTGAAATATACATCGTATTTACTTACAGGCTTTCTCTCAGCTTGCAAAGGTTCGTCATACTTGGATTCATCCTGCAAATCATATCGCTGTTTAGTAATTTATCATAAGTAATTATATCAGAACAAAAAGGCATTTAGACATGTATAATTTTACGATTGCCTTGAACAACAATATACttctataatatacaaatattgaaaaaatatattttacaattgaaagtaaatatatcataacactatttaattatttttcattttcattttgaaactcaatacttataaaatcattatttatgtaattatttataataagttagTGTCATAAGTGTTTTGTTTTAACCTCATACTACCaacaatactttttaagaaaactatgtaaacaaaacaattttgttccGTTTTAATCGTACTGCCAACATGGATTTTTAACAAACGGCTTGTTAATTGACGCAAATATAGATTATAGATGGAAAAtgtagattatatatttatacgatACTTACAGGAGCTTGGCAACTATACTTACAACTGCAAAGGTTTCCTGGAATCTCTGAAACAAACACAATACGGTAAGATCAATGTAAATGGTCATTACACGTTATTTCTACGATTCCTGTTCAGGGCCGTACCAAGAGGGGTGCGACTGTTATATGTTATAGGGAGGGAGTGGCACTGTCGGAGCAGGAAACGTGATAATACCGCAACCAAGTCATAAACTTACATTATAATACggtaattcaacaaaaatatgaTCTCCAATACatgttacattattacaatatgactaaatgttgaaattatagttttattatatttactttcattatttatattgttgatgGGGCGCCGAAGCTGCTCTTTCTCCGGCCGCTACCAACTCTAGAAACGGCCCTGTTCTTtcgtacagttcgaggactttagctgtgcgcgtgaccttgagtgtgtggttataggcgggaggggtggcggggtagcattatgcgctgcgtcccgaaaacattgcCTGTGACtaatgggtaaaaccctcctttcaggaatcgtaatgactcaaataactcatcacatttgctaaaatcagtctgttttgtgacagtgctgattgtggtggaattaaataataagagaataccaaataatagcaataataggacgtATCCTGGTTTTAAGTTGCagtagtgttgtttaacgtgtttttgaaaataacgaaTTTGtaaatactaatctgcaaatctaAATCGTGAGtgtaaagtcgttaaagagattgttgcgccttcatctcagcggctagcacataaacgcaacccgccacacagatagcgtctATTTGTTGAAAGGTTAGTATTGGGGCCCtatgagcacagctaaattcctccaactgtataCTAATAGATTTACCTTAACTTTACCAACTACCAGTTCAGTCCGAAGCATGACTTCATTTACCGGGTGAGTACAGTACAGTATTAAAACAATCAATGTAGGTAAAACTCCAATAAATAACCCTTACAACTCTAACCTGTCAGTATGATTTAATCTCTAACATGTAGTAAATGTATATAAGCGTAGTATCGTTAATTGATACCGGCAATACCATCTCCGGATACCACCTAATGAGACATGTAAGAGAGCGATATCAGTTAGGACGGTTCATTAGAAGTTTCAAAAGATATTCTTATGACGAAAAACATCACGAGGGTGCTAgctataagtataattttgataCTTCACATGcgtaaagcattattttttactGGCCTGTAAATAGTATATTCTGtaaatttcctttctttttttGTGAATGTTAGTATAATATGTACTCAATATACATATTTCGacacattatttcatatttaattattatatgatgAATTTTGCGAATTATGGTTATTCAAGCAGATCCTTTATTTCTTTaaactgttttgtaataaattcatcaatattatatttcatcATAATATATAGGAAATACATTAGACAAGTATGTGTTTCACCATTATCACTTAAATTCCTTCGTGaacgcattctaaagataaatattcttttctatttcaattaatttttgtaacttttcatatattaaatatttctttaattccCGTAATGTTTCTATATATCATTcacaaacttaataattaattgtttattttattttaatttcgtgCGTCTATGAAATTTATCTCAAAGGGCTACGCATTTAACATCATAAATACTTTTCAACTTACAGCCCGTTAGCACGACCTTAATTTATCAGTAGAggctaataaattaaaagtatccCAAAGAGTGATACACGGTGCCAAAATTTGTTAATCAAACAATTCTATGAATTGAGAGATCGTAGATAAAGTGATTcaaatatgtaagtaaatatcCAACTCCTAAAGTTGCATCTCTGTGATATCAATAACTGAAATGTAACAGCCTCATAAACATATGATTGAGCTAAAATATTACCTCAATTTCGTCAATATGTCACAGAACACAGCATAAAAGCGTACAGCAGgttagttttgttaattatttaagatgaataaaaaaaattgtattatttgtaaaagtaatacTTACACGGACTTCTTCTTCTGGTATTTTATCAAACTCATGctgaaaaatacaaacaaataaatgaatacatAACTTATTTACGATCAGCAAAcacgttttatttcaaaatggaaTAAAACTAACAAATGAATGAAAACTTTTGCTACAACTTAATAACTTAATACAATagcaattatttatatcaatttttacaaacaatcaaTTACTTACTACGGGATGAGAAGGAATCTCTTCTGGGCAGTCGTCAAAATCAATCAGCCTTGCAACCGGCGCCTACAAAACACGttctttagttattttttttaatttttctacagttACGCAATACTCAAATACAATACCATGTTTTTAAGTAGAGTAGCCAAGGACAGTATACgatttttaatttcccaaaatggtactatttaaaatattatttctgtattaGCAAAATAGTTTTAGCTCGTCTTTAAAATACCATCCAATTAAAATGATTATGGATGGTGTCAGAATTATAGTGACAACAAACTGATAAAAGTCAAAGTTACTTACCACTGGACACAAGCCAGGTCTTTCCTGAAACATAACACGTCATTGCTGCATAAGAAACTAATTATACGAGTGTAGTACTATCTATCTAGAAAAAGTTACTAACCCTTATGGCAAATTTTTACTGCTCTTTCTTGTTGAACATAACACATACCCTTGgaagaaagtattaaaaataattcgctaattttaaaaatttccgaACAATAATTAGTGAAAAGTTTCTGAAGCGAAAATACATCTAATAAACCATTTCAAAAGTCAAATCTATCtcgttttaaattgttttacttataaagtattttatcttTGTATATTCTGTTGTacctaataaaaatttataacttttccaTGCAATTATTTTCATGAACTTAAACTCAAGAcgatataattgtttaattaattttctttaatttatcttTCATAGTTTATAGCAGAAACACATATTTTACAAGAGTATGAACATCACCTatagatttttgtgtaaaattttataatatgtactaGATCTATagaattaatctaaaataataaaacctgcTGCAATACTTAATTATTCTGCTCCTCGTTCGTAGTCACTTACCGACCGCAATCCCTCCTGAAAGcaacaaaataatcatttcaaaaattaataacttaaaattaaaactcgaATTGTATTTCTTTGCCATAAAATAGATTAACTGGCAGTTATGACTTTGCCGCACAAGTGAAATGCCTTAATGTATTTCGGTTGATTTCAAATAGGTCGCCAATTCTGATAGACCACCTCTACTATTCcaacaaataataa
Proteins encoded in this region:
- the LOC124361842 gene encoding uncharacterized protein LOC124361842, whose product is MCEGRQNPSDDIAAVIEQTRDQIMSIINTVRDSMVEQMVPEDVPGTEPTVFDIVESQARNWQPTVQNIREGLRSERPGLCPVAPVARLIDFDDCPEEIPSHPVHEFDKIPEEEVRRFQETFAVDESKYDEPLQAERKPPAPPNWCMEPKCIHCVDDPIYYLPRSAIIRTQRPPVYYGPHLPEYYGEQRPPPDEQEPEPQGAAACTPPPPPQEPQYPDMPDFEAEYPAYSKRKHGTRQQYEQIKKIELDFRRANWIRKHKKAPRIATKKASCLPKNRVSLLPPNMQRKAAAAQSTAGTSGAAQQPPGNQGQGGARPKTKLSAPGTSGLKCRKPTTGTSRQQGAPGTSRGTGVPAGRGTGLRRPATGDNCREERRPMTGP